In Fodinicola acaciae, the following proteins share a genomic window:
- a CDS encoding FmdB family zinc ribbon protein, whose protein sequence is MPTYQYACTECGHRFEAVQAFTDDALTTCPNCSGKLRKVFSAVGVVFKGSGFYRTDSRSSSTASTPASSSNGSKDSGSTSTSSTSTSSDTKSSTSKPAATSASAS, encoded by the coding sequence GTGCCGACATACCAGTACGCCTGCACCGAGTGCGGTCACCGTTTCGAGGCGGTGCAGGCATTCACCGACGACGCGCTGACGACCTGCCCCAACTGCTCGGGCAAGTTGCGCAAGGTGTTCTCCGCGGTCGGCGTGGTGTTCAAGGGCTCCGGCTTCTATCGCACCGACTCGCGCTCGTCCAGCACCGCCTCGACGCCGGCCAGCAGCTCGAATGGCTCCAAGGACAGCGGCAGCACGTCCACCTCGTCGACGAGCACGTCGTCCGACACCAAGTCCAGCACCAGCAAGCCGGCCGCCACCAGCGCCTCCGCGAGCTGA
- the mscL gene encoding large conductance mechanosensitive channel protein MscL produces MLRGFKEFILRGNVVELAVAVVIGSAFNAVVTSVVDNLIKPLIQLVPSVGPQGGLVLRHNPGGADVVLGYGNVINALITFVLIAAVVYFAFVLPMNKLAEMRAKGREPEPEKVSEEVALLREIRDSLARRQD; encoded by the coding sequence ATGCTGAGGGGTTTCAAGGAGTTCATCCTGCGCGGCAACGTCGTCGAGCTGGCCGTCGCGGTCGTGATCGGTTCCGCCTTCAACGCGGTGGTGACCTCGGTGGTCGACAACCTGATCAAGCCGCTGATCCAGCTGGTGCCCAGCGTCGGGCCGCAGGGTGGCCTGGTGCTGCGGCACAACCCCGGCGGTGCGGACGTGGTGCTCGGCTATGGCAACGTGATCAACGCGCTGATCACCTTCGTCCTCATCGCCGCGGTCGTCTACTTCGCCTTCGTGCTGCCGATGAACAAGCTCGCCGAGATGCGCGCCAAGGGAAGGGAGCCGGAGCCGGAGAAGGTCAGCGAGGAGGTGGCGCTGCTGCGCGAGATCCGCGACTCACTCGCCCGCCGGCAGGACTGA
- a CDS encoding antitoxin codes for MSMFDDAKKFIDEHDEQVDQVLDKAGEFANEKTGGQYGDQIQQGVDFAQQHTGDGDTTQGQQDQQQ; via the coding sequence ATGAGCATGTTCGACGATGCGAAGAAGTTCATCGACGAGCACGACGAGCAGGTAGACCAGGTCCTGGACAAGGCCGGCGAGTTCGCCAACGAGAAAACCGGCGGCCAGTACGGCGACCAGATCCAGCAGGGGGTCGACTTCGCGCAGCAGCACACCGGCGACGGAGACACGACGCAGGGACAGCAGGACCAGCAGCAGTAG
- a CDS encoding penicillin acylase family protein, producing the protein MKRWGRVAVRLMCGILAVLLLVGAFAVGGGTIAVRASFPQTSGSVSVPGLSAPVTVSRDAGGVPQLYASTATDLFRAQGYVHAQDRFWEMDFRRHVTAGRLSEMFGASQVDTDAAVRTMGWRRVAEREFGLLSARTKIYLQAYAAGVNAYLRTHQGLAASLEYGVLKITAPDYRIEPWTPVDSVAWLKAMAWDLRSNLIAELDRAQLLTAGLSRDRIEQLWPAYPFAEHAPIVGGGGVRNGTFRSATVQPAVAFSGVSKAFRALDLLGPGTSADIGSNSWVIAGSRTTTGKPILANDPHLGPGMPSIWYQMGLHCRTVSAGCPFSVLGYSFSGVPGIVIGHNERIAWGFTNLGPDVADLYLEKLNGTRYQVGDEWRPLQTRKETIRIAGGSSRVVTVRSTGHGPLMSDVDPGVRRASKTTAVSLRWTALDAGRTMDAVFSMALAQNWPQFREAARLFAVPAQNLVYADVDGNIGYQAPGDIPVRGLGDGRWPAPGWDPRYDWKSRIPYDALPSVLNPQEGFVVTANQAVVGPGYPYLLTTDWEYGYRSQRIRDLITSRAKVSVADVQRMQMDTRNGNAVDVVPALLRIRLTGFAARAQDLLRGWDFQQPAGSAAGAFFNATWRHLLADTFYDDIPAYDRESVVGNERWFAVVKALLADPRSPWWDVRGTKRVESRDDILARAMTEAATELADSQGADPKGWQWGRMHQLTLRNASLGNSGIAPIEALFNRGPYAVGGGGGLVDATGWIAAKGYAVASVPSMRMIVDTADLDRSRWIDLTGVSGHAYADHYGDQTPLWQRGELRPMPFSAGAVRASAVDTLELTP; encoded by the coding sequence ATGAAACGGTGGGGACGGGTCGCCGTCCGGCTGATGTGCGGCATTCTCGCGGTGTTGTTGCTGGTCGGCGCCTTCGCCGTCGGCGGGGGGACGATCGCCGTACGCGCGTCTTTTCCGCAGACGTCCGGCAGTGTCTCCGTGCCGGGCCTGTCCGCGCCGGTCACGGTCAGCCGCGACGCCGGTGGCGTGCCCCAGCTGTACGCGTCGACCGCGACGGATCTTTTCCGTGCCCAGGGATATGTGCACGCGCAGGACCGGTTCTGGGAAATGGACTTCCGCCGGCATGTCACCGCTGGCCGGCTGTCGGAGATGTTCGGCGCGAGCCAGGTGGACACCGACGCGGCCGTGCGGACGATGGGATGGCGGCGGGTCGCGGAGCGCGAATTTGGCCTGTTGTCCGCGCGGACAAAGATTTACCTGCAGGCATACGCGGCCGGCGTCAACGCGTATCTCCGGACGCACCAGGGCCTGGCGGCCAGCCTCGAATACGGTGTGTTGAAAATCACCGCACCGGACTACCGGATCGAGCCGTGGACACCGGTCGACTCGGTCGCCTGGCTGAAGGCGATGGCGTGGGATCTGCGGTCCAACCTGATCGCCGAGCTGGACCGCGCACAACTGCTCACCGCCGGCCTGTCGAGGGACCGCATCGAGCAGCTGTGGCCGGCATATCCGTTTGCGGAACACGCGCCGATCGTCGGTGGCGGCGGCGTGCGGAACGGCACGTTCCGCTCGGCGACCGTACAGCCGGCTGTTGCTTTTTCCGGAGTTTCGAAGGCTTTTCGCGCGCTGGACCTGCTCGGCCCCGGGACCTCCGCCGACATCGGGTCGAATTCCTGGGTGATCGCCGGCTCGCGCACGACCACCGGAAAACCGATCCTGGCCAACGATCCGCACCTCGGTCCCGGCATGCCGTCGATCTGGTACCAGATGGGCCTGCACTGCCGGACGGTCTCGGCCGGCTGCCCGTTTTCCGTGCTCGGCTACAGTTTTTCCGGCGTACCCGGGATCGTCATCGGACACAACGAGCGGATCGCCTGGGGATTCACCAATCTCGGTCCGGACGTCGCTGATCTCTACCTGGAGAAGCTGAACGGCACGCGGTATCAGGTCGGCGACGAATGGCGGCCGCTGCAGACACGTAAGGAGACGATCCGGATCGCCGGCGGCTCCTCGCGGGTCGTCACAGTCCGCAGCACGGGTCACGGCCCGCTGATGTCCGACGTCGATCCGGGCGTACGGCGCGCGTCGAAGACGACCGCGGTGTCGTTGCGCTGGACGGCATTGGACGCCGGCCGCACCATGGACGCCGTCTTTTCGATGGCGCTGGCGCAAAACTGGCCGCAGTTCCGCGAGGCGGCGCGGCTTTTCGCCGTACCGGCACAGAATCTCGTGTACGCGGACGTGGACGGCAACATCGGCTATCAGGCGCCTGGTGACATCCCGGTCCGTGGCCTGGGGGACGGCCGGTGGCCGGCGCCGGGCTGGGATCCGCGCTATGACTGGAAAAGCCGCATTCCGTACGACGCGCTGCCGAGCGTGCTGAACCCGCAGGAGGGTTTCGTGGTGACCGCCAACCAGGCGGTCGTCGGCCCCGGCTATCCGTATTTGCTGACCACCGACTGGGAATACGGCTATCGGTCGCAGCGGATCCGCGACCTGATCACCTCACGCGCGAAGGTGAGTGTCGCCGATGTGCAGCGCATGCAGATGGACACGCGCAACGGCAACGCCGTCGACGTCGTGCCGGCGCTGCTGAGGATCCGGCTGACCGGTTTCGCCGCGCGGGCGCAGGACCTGTTGCGTGGCTGGGATTTCCAGCAGCCGGCCGGCTCGGCGGCCGGTGCTTTCTTCAACGCCACCTGGCGGCACCTGCTCGCCGACACGTTCTACGACGACATCCCGGCGTACGACCGCGAAAGTGTCGTCGGCAACGAGCGGTGGTTCGCGGTCGTGAAAGCGCTGCTGGCGGATCCGCGGTCGCCGTGGTGGGACGTACGCGGCACGAAGCGGGTCGAGAGCCGTGACGACATCCTGGCGCGCGCGATGACCGAGGCCGCGACCGAGCTGGCCGACAGCCAGGGCGCCGACCCGAAGGGCTGGCAGTGGGGACGGATGCACCAGCTGACGCTGCGCAACGCGAGCCTGGGCAACTCCGGGATCGCGCCGATCGAGGCGTTGTTCAACCGCGGTCCGTACGCGGTCGGCGGTGGTGGCGGCCTGGTCGACGCGACCGGCTGGATCGCCGCCAAGGGCTACGCGGTGGCCAGCGTGCCGTCGATGCGGATGATCGTGGACACCGCCGATCTGGACCGGTCGAGGTGGATCGACCTGACCGGCGTGTCCGGTCACGCCTACGCCGACCATTACGGCGACCAGACGCCGCTGTGGCAACGCGGTGAGCTGCGGCCGATGCCGTTCAGTGCCGGCGCCGTACGCGCGTCGGCGGTGGACACGCTGGAGCTGACGCCATAG
- a CDS encoding cation-translocating P-type ATPase produces MLKEDLHRGLSSAEVAQRIADGRTNDVPTRASRSVWDIVRGNVFTRINAIFGVLFLLIASTGFFIDGVFGLLIIANSVIGMIQELRAKRTLDRLTIVGQAKPRVRREGVSTEVAPNQVVADDVIEMAAGDQIVVDGEVLGAEALEVDESLLTGESDPVVKRAGDQVMSGSFVVAGGGTYRATKVGKEAYAARLAEEASKFTLVNSELRNGINRILRFITYLLIPAGALSIYNQLFSGQQQWREAVRGMVAALVPMVPEGLILMTAIAFAVGVIRLGQRQCLVNELPAIEGLARVDTVCADKTGTLTENALRLTEVLPVGNGEPAERALAALAAADSRPNASLAAIAQAYPEAPGWPVEAVAAFSSARKWSGASFGEHGNWVLGAPDVLLPADSGERAEAERIGSRGLRVLLLAKAAQKVDVAGAPGVVTPVALVVLEQKVRPDAKDTLDYFGEQNVTVKVISGDNALSVGAVATALDLPHADRPVDARTLPEEPEQLAESVENGTVFGRVTPAQKRSMVKALQSKGHTVAMTGDGVNDVLALKDADIGVAMGAGSPATRSVAQIVLLDNKFATLPHVVGEGRRVIGNIERVSNLFLTKTVYSVLLALLVGIPGLIGLDALPYPFLPRHVTLTGWFTIGLPAFVLSLAPNNERAQRGFVGRVMRMAIPAGLVIAVACFVSYVLVYDGRGASQTNVVQASTTALMTLIAIALWVLIIVARPYVWWKVALIATMVVLSAVMFVLPLSQKVFQLDPSNGSYTLTACVCAVVGIVLIEAFWWIDGWLRKEKRRLFAA; encoded by the coding sequence GTGCTCAAAGAGGATCTACATCGGGGGCTCAGCTCCGCCGAGGTCGCGCAACGGATAGCCGACGGCCGCACGAACGACGTGCCGACCAGAGCCAGCCGCAGCGTCTGGGACATCGTACGCGGCAACGTCTTCACCAGGATCAACGCGATCTTCGGCGTACTTTTCCTGCTGATCGCCTCCACCGGCTTTTTCATCGACGGCGTCTTCGGCCTGCTGATCATCGCCAACAGCGTGATCGGCATGATCCAGGAGCTGCGCGCCAAGCGGACGCTCGACCGGCTCACCATCGTGGGCCAGGCCAAGCCACGCGTACGCCGCGAGGGCGTCAGCACGGAGGTGGCGCCCAACCAGGTGGTCGCCGACGACGTGATCGAGATGGCGGCCGGCGACCAGATCGTGGTGGACGGCGAGGTGCTCGGCGCCGAGGCCCTGGAGGTCGACGAGTCGCTGCTGACCGGTGAGTCCGACCCGGTCGTGAAGCGCGCCGGCGACCAGGTGATGTCCGGCAGCTTCGTGGTCGCCGGCGGCGGCACCTACCGGGCCACCAAGGTCGGCAAGGAGGCGTACGCGGCCAGGCTCGCCGAGGAGGCCAGCAAGTTCACCCTGGTCAACTCCGAGCTGCGCAACGGCATCAACCGGATCCTGCGCTTCATCACGTATCTGCTGATCCCGGCCGGTGCGCTGTCGATCTACAACCAGCTCTTCTCCGGTCAGCAGCAGTGGCGCGAGGCCGTACGCGGCATGGTCGCGGCGCTCGTGCCGATGGTGCCCGAAGGCCTGATCCTGATGACCGCCATCGCCTTCGCGGTCGGCGTGATCCGGCTCGGCCAGCGGCAGTGCCTGGTCAACGAGCTGCCGGCGATCGAGGGGCTGGCCAGGGTCGACACGGTGTGCGCGGACAAGACCGGCACGCTGACCGAGAACGCGTTGCGGCTGACCGAGGTGCTACCGGTCGGCAACGGCGAGCCGGCCGAGCGGGCACTGGCCGCGCTGGCCGCCGCCGACTCCCGGCCCAACGCGAGCCTGGCCGCGATCGCGCAGGCCTACCCGGAGGCGCCTGGCTGGCCGGTCGAGGCGGTGGCGGCCTTTTCGTCGGCGCGGAAGTGGAGCGGCGCGAGCTTCGGCGAGCACGGCAACTGGGTCCTCGGCGCCCCGGACGTGTTGCTGCCGGCGGACAGCGGCGAACGTGCCGAGGCCGAGCGGATCGGCTCGCGGGGTTTGCGCGTACTGCTGCTGGCGAAGGCCGCACAGAAGGTGGACGTCGCCGGCGCTCCCGGGGTCGTCACGCCGGTCGCGCTGGTGGTGCTGGAGCAGAAGGTGCGGCCGGACGCCAAGGACACGCTCGACTACTTCGGCGAGCAGAACGTCACGGTCAAGGTGATCTCCGGCGACAACGCGCTGTCGGTCGGCGCCGTGGCCACCGCGCTGGACCTGCCACACGCGGACCGGCCGGTCGACGCGCGTACGCTCCCCGAGGAGCCGGAGCAGCTGGCCGAGTCGGTGGAGAACGGCACGGTCTTCGGCCGCGTGACGCCGGCGCAGAAGCGGTCGATGGTCAAGGCGCTGCAGTCCAAGGGCCACACGGTCGCGATGACCGGTGACGGCGTCAACGACGTACTGGCGCTCAAGGACGCCGACATCGGCGTGGCGATGGGGGCCGGCAGCCCGGCGACCCGGTCGGTCGCGCAGATCGTGTTGCTGGACAACAAGTTCGCGACGCTGCCGCATGTCGTCGGCGAGGGGCGGCGGGTGATCGGCAACATCGAGCGGGTCTCCAACCTGTTTCTCACCAAGACCGTCTATTCGGTGCTGCTGGCGCTGCTGGTCGGCATCCCGGGCCTGATCGGCCTGGACGCTCTGCCGTACCCGTTCCTGCCCCGGCACGTGACGCTGACCGGCTGGTTCACCATCGGCCTGCCGGCGTTCGTACTGTCGCTGGCGCCGAACAACGAGCGCGCACAACGCGGTTTCGTCGGCCGGGTCATGCGGATGGCGATCCCCGCCGGCCTGGTCATCGCGGTCGCCTGTTTCGTGTCGTACGTGCTGGTCTACGACGGTCGCGGCGCCAGCCAGACCAACGTGGTGCAGGCCAGCACGACCGCGCTGATGACGCTGATCGCGATCGCGCTGTGGGTCCTGATCATCGTGGCGCGGCCGTACGTCTGGTGGAAGGTCGCGCTGATCGCCACGATGGTGGTGCTGTCGGCGGTGATGTTCGTCCTGCCGCTGAGCCAGAAGGTCTTCCAGCTCGACCCGAGCAACGGGTCGTACACGTTGACCGCCTGTGTGTGTGCGGTGGTCGGCATCGTGCTCATCGAGGCGTTCTGGTGGATCGACGGCTGGCTGCGCAAGGAAAAGCGCCGCCTCTTCGCCGCCTAG
- a CDS encoding cytochrome c oxidase assembly protein, giving the protein MSTPARTDSPVHVPTVLAAALLAAVAVAAIALWTGGAVTNQVPGLPDPGPLTIWALPLSTVLGQLAAATTVGGLAVAAFAIPTQHADNGRRVSAHGYLMLRTASVAAIVWALATAAQLCFTLSDLLGQPVTQALNRTSLVSFVSTVEVGQTLTVMMVAALLIATASRIVLSATGAAVLAVLSVAAAMPPVFSGHAASAGNHQMAVSTMILHVGGVLVWTGGLIALLLCRRLPTPALSAAAHRYSKAALAAFVVVGLSGVVNATVRVQSWGALFGTGYGRIVILKFLALVSLGVFGWWHRKRTLPALADGARGAFVRLAAVEVLVFAATVGLAVALSRTPPAGVPEELDRTGALLGFPMPGPATLEKMVFNWLPEPLFIAVSLAAIGFYLAGVWRLRKRGDRWPVSRTACWVAGWLIVIVVTSSGLARYGYVLFSIHMIQHMTLAMLAPAIMVLGGPMTLALRALPPSTDKDLRGPREWLLWATGTPVAKLLTNPLVALTLYVASFYAMYFTGLYEQMLRSHALHLLMFTHFLAAGYLFFWILIGVDPAPRPLPYPVRIPLLFVSMIFHAFFGLALMQTATLLAAGWYESLVRTWGATPLADQQVGAGIAWAFGELPSLVIALALLYQWIRSDEREQRRLDRAADRAEARAAARGDAEPAEDDQDALAAYNRRLKALAEADDRTRQRH; this is encoded by the coding sequence ATGAGCACTCCGGCGCGCACCGACAGCCCCGTCCACGTGCCGACGGTGCTGGCCGCGGCGCTGTTGGCCGCGGTCGCCGTCGCCGCGATCGCACTGTGGACCGGCGGCGCGGTGACCAACCAGGTCCCCGGCCTGCCGGATCCGGGACCGCTCACCATCTGGGCCCTGCCGCTGTCGACGGTGCTCGGCCAGCTGGCGGCCGCGACCACGGTCGGCGGCCTCGCGGTCGCCGCCTTCGCCATTCCGACGCAGCACGCCGACAACGGCCGCCGCGTGTCCGCGCACGGCTATCTGATGCTGCGTACGGCTTCGGTCGCCGCGATCGTCTGGGCTCTGGCGACCGCCGCGCAGCTGTGCTTCACGCTGTCCGACCTGCTCGGCCAGCCGGTCACCCAGGCGCTCAACCGCACGTCGCTGGTCAGCTTCGTCAGTACGGTCGAGGTCGGCCAGACGCTCACGGTCATGATGGTGGCCGCGCTGCTGATCGCCACGGCCTCACGCATCGTGTTGTCGGCGACCGGCGCCGCGGTGCTCGCCGTGTTGTCGGTGGCCGCCGCCATGCCGCCGGTGTTCAGCGGCCACGCGGCATCGGCCGGCAACCACCAGATGGCCGTGTCGACGATGATCCTGCACGTCGGCGGCGTACTCGTCTGGACAGGCGGCCTGATCGCGCTGCTGCTCTGCCGGCGGCTGCCGACCCCGGCGCTGTCCGCCGCCGCGCACCGCTACTCCAAGGCCGCGCTGGCCGCGTTCGTCGTGGTCGGCCTGAGCGGCGTGGTCAACGCGACCGTACGCGTGCAGTCGTGGGGCGCCCTGTTCGGCACCGGCTATGGCCGGATCGTCATCCTGAAGTTCCTGGCGCTGGTGTCACTCGGTGTTTTCGGCTGGTGGCACCGAAAACGTACGCTGCCCGCATTGGCCGACGGTGCGCGCGGCGCGTTCGTACGGCTCGCCGCGGTGGAAGTGCTCGTCTTCGCCGCCACGGTCGGCCTGGCCGTCGCGCTGTCGCGTACGCCGCCGGCCGGCGTGCCGGAGGAGCTCGACCGCACCGGCGCGCTGCTCGGCTTTCCGATGCCGGGGCCGGCGACGCTGGAGAAGATGGTCTTCAACTGGCTGCCGGAGCCGCTGTTCATCGCCGTGTCGCTGGCCGCGATCGGTTTTTACCTGGCCGGCGTGTGGCGGCTGCGCAAGCGCGGCGACCGCTGGCCGGTGTCGCGTACGGCCTGCTGGGTCGCCGGCTGGCTGATCGTCATCGTCGTGACCTCGAGCGGTCTCGCGCGCTATGGCTACGTACTCTTCAGCATCCACATGATCCAGCACATGACGCTGGCGATGCTGGCGCCGGCGATCATGGTGCTCGGTGGACCGATGACGCTGGCGCTGCGCGCGCTGCCGCCGTCGACGGACAAGGACCTGCGCGGCCCGCGCGAGTGGCTGCTGTGGGCCACCGGGACGCCGGTCGCCAAGCTGCTGACCAATCCGCTGGTGGCGCTGACCTTGTATGTGGCGTCGTTCTATGCCATGTATTTCACCGGTCTGTACGAGCAGATGTTGCGCTCGCACGCGCTGCACCTGCTGATGTTCACGCATTTCCTGGCGGCCGGCTATCTGTTCTTCTGGATCCTGATCGGCGTCGACCCGGCGCCGCGGCCGCTGCCGTATCCGGTGCGCATCCCGCTGCTGTTCGTGTCGATGATCTTCCACGCGTTTTTCGGCCTGGCGCTGATGCAGACGGCCACGCTGTTGGCCGCCGGCTGGTACGAGTCGCTGGTGCGCACCTGGGGTGCGACGCCGCTGGCCGACCAGCAGGTCGGCGCCGGCATCGCGTGGGCCTTCGGCGAGCTGCCGAGCCTGGTGATCGCGCTCGCGTTGCTCTACCAGTGGATCCGCTCCGACGAACGCGAGCAGCGCCGCCTCGACCGCGCCGCCGACCGAGCCGAGGCCCGCGCAGCCGCGCGCGGTGACGCCGAGCCGGCCGAGGACGACCAGGACGCTCTCGCCGCGTACAACCGCCGGTTGAAGGCGCTGGCCGAAGCCGACGACCGTACGCGCCAGCGCCATTAG
- a CDS encoding VOC family protein — MIGRMHHVVIDCPDPSVLAEFYSALLGKPVTYRSADWVVVADNDTTSGLAFQRAPGHRPPVWPDSASSQQFHLDIMVDDTETAGERVIALGATRLTGTDVYADPAGHPFCLIPRPHWAPAIERHPGQPV, encoded by the coding sequence ATGATCGGACGGATGCATCACGTCGTGATCGACTGTCCCGATCCTTCGGTGTTGGCGGAGTTCTATTCGGCTTTGTTGGGGAAGCCTGTCACCTATCGCAGCGCCGACTGGGTCGTGGTCGCCGACAACGACACCACTTCGGGTCTGGCGTTCCAGCGAGCGCCAGGCCATCGGCCGCCGGTCTGGCCGGACAGTGCGTCGAGCCAGCAGTTTCATCTCGACATCATGGTCGACGACACGGAAACGGCCGGTGAGCGCGTGATCGCTCTCGGAGCCACCAGGCTCACCGGCACCGACGTTTACGCCGACCCGGCCGGACATCCGTTCTGCCTCATCCCGCGACCTCACTGGGCTCCGGCCATCGAACGGCATCCGGGTCAGCCGGTGTGA
- a CDS encoding LysR family transcriptional regulator, with product MDTRHLELLRELAERGSVTAVAQATFRTPSAVSQQLKAAQREFGMRLVEPSGRGLRLTEAGRLLADGGASVAAAIERVQAEWDAFRGGPAGTVTIAALPSAATFLFAGAIRELAGSAITLRFSDFDIAEAEFAGLAADSDIVIAHSLAGPRPAGTERLTVVSLAREPLDVAMAADHPLTVRPALTAADVVDAEWIGVPEGFPFDSVLRAIEQATSAELRIAQRLRDNRLIESLVASGRQLAILPRFTTPTDCGLVLRPLTDIPSTRHVSAIMRPDKAERLSVQRVLGALLAVAADVQTRHTG from the coding sequence ATGGATACGCGGCATCTCGAGCTGCTCCGCGAGTTGGCCGAGCGCGGCAGCGTCACCGCCGTCGCGCAGGCGACCTTCCGTACGCCGTCTGCGGTGTCTCAGCAGCTCAAGGCGGCGCAGCGCGAGTTTGGCATGCGGCTGGTCGAGCCGTCCGGCCGCGGCCTGCGGCTCACCGAGGCCGGCCGGCTGCTCGCCGACGGCGGCGCGAGCGTGGCCGCCGCGATCGAGCGCGTACAAGCCGAGTGGGACGCGTTCCGCGGCGGTCCCGCCGGCACGGTCACGATCGCCGCGCTGCCGAGCGCGGCCACCTTCCTGTTCGCCGGCGCGATCCGCGAGCTGGCCGGCTCGGCGATCACGCTGCGGTTCAGCGACTTCGACATCGCCGAGGCCGAGTTCGCCGGCCTGGCCGCCGACAGCGACATCGTCATCGCGCACAGCCTGGCCGGACCGCGGCCGGCCGGCACAGAGCGCCTCACCGTCGTATCCCTGGCACGCGAACCCCTCGACGTGGCGATGGCCGCCGACCATCCGCTGACCGTACGGCCGGCGCTGACCGCCGCGGACGTGGTCGACGCCGAGTGGATCGGCGTACCGGAAGGCTTTCCGTTCGACAGCGTCCTGCGGGCCATCGAGCAGGCGACCAGCGCCGAGCTGCGGATCGCGCAGCGGCTGCGCGACAACCGGCTGATCGAGTCACTGGTCGCCAGCGGCCGGCAACTCGCCATCCTGCCGCGGTTCACCACTCCGACCGATTGCGGCCTGGTGCTGCGGCCGCTCACCGACATTCCGTCGACGCGCCACGTGTCGGCGATCATGCGGCCGGACAAAGCCGAGCGGCTGTCCGTGCAACGCGTCCTGGGCGCCCTGCTCGCCGTCGCCGCCGACGTACAAACGCGTCACACCGGCTGA